A genomic region of Podarcis raffonei isolate rPodRaf1 chromosome 13, rPodRaf1.pri, whole genome shotgun sequence contains the following coding sequences:
- the BRD9 gene encoding bromodomain-containing protein 9 isoform X2, whose product MGKKHKKHKAEKAEWRSAPAPAVVAATGGGGSGGAAYDDYVDKPLEKPLKLVLKVGGSEVTELSGSGHDSSYYDDRSDHERERHKEKKKKKKKKSDKEKEKHLDDEERRKRKEEKKRKREKEQCDTEGETDDFDPGKKVEVEPPSDRPVRACRTQPESESTPIQQLLEHFLRQLQRKDPHGFFAFPVTDAIAPGYSMIIKHPMDFGTMKEKIAANEYKSVTEFKADFKLMCDNAMTYNRPDTVYYKLAKKILHTGFKMMSKERLLALKRSMSFMQDMDFSQQAALLGDEDPAVEEPVPEVVPVHVETTKKSKKPSKEVISCIFEPEGNACSLTDSTAEEHVLALVEHAADEARDRISRCLPNSKIGYLKKNGDGSLVFSVLNPSDPEAEEEETHPVDLSSLSSKLLPGFTALGFKDERRHKVTFLSSANTALSMQHHSIFHDLKADEMELLYSAYGDETGIQCALSLQEFVKDSGIYSKKIVDDLLDQITGGDHSKIIYQLKQRRNIPVKPPDEVKVPPVLIKEEHKLRNTCPDASKQSMVGEAIGDNTSSVLDFLSMKPYSDVSLDISMLNSLGKVKKELDHEDNHLHLDETTKLLQDLHEAQADRVGSRPSSNLSSLSNASERDQHHLGSPSHLSVGEQQDMVHDPYEFLQSPEPTNANN is encoded by the exons ATGGGGAAGAAGCACAAGAAGCACAAGGCGGAGAAGGCGGAGTGGAGGTCCGCGCCCGCCCCGGCCGTCGTCGCCGCCAccggagggggagggagcggcGGCGCCGCCTATGACG ATTATGTGGATAAGCCCTTGGAGAAGCCATTGAAGTTGGTGTTGAAAGTTGGTGGAAGTGAAGTGACAGAACTTTCAGGATCAGGCCACGATTCCAGTTATTATGATGATAGATCAGACCATGAGAGAGAGCGACataaggagaagaaaaagaagaagaagaagaaatctgacaaagagaaagaaaagcatcTTGATGATGAGGAGAGACGGAAGAGAAAG gaagaaaagaaaagaaaaagggagaaagaaCAATGTGATACTGAGGGTGAAACAGATGACTTTGATCCTGGAAAGAAAGTAGAGGTTGAGCCACCCTCTGATCGCCCAGTCCGAGCCTGTAGAACACAGCCAG AAAGCGAGAGCACACCTATTCAGCAAttgttggaacattttcttcgCCAGTTACAGAG GAAAGATCCTCACGGGTTTTTTGCTTTTCCAGTCACGGATGCCATTGCTCCTGGATATTCCATGATAATAAAGCATCCTATGGATTTTGGCACTATGAAAGAAAAAATTGCAGCAAACGAGTACAAGTCAGTAACAGAATTCAAG GCAGATTTTAAGCTGATGTGTGACAACGCAATGACATACAACAGACCAGACACTGTGTACTACAAACTGGCCAAGAAGATCCTCCATACAGGCTTTAAGATGATGAGCAAA GAACGGCTGTTAGCTTTGAAGCGCAGCATGTCGTTTATGCAGGACATGGATTTTTCTCAGCAGGCAGCTCTTTTGGGCGACGAAGACCCAGCTGTTGAGGAACCTGTGCCCGAAGTTGTTCCTGTTCACGTAGAGACTACCAAGAAATCCAAAAAGCCAAGTAAAGAAGTCATTAG CTGCATATTTGAACCAGAAGGCAATGCATGCAGCCTGACTGACAGCACTGCTGAAGAGCACGTTCTGGCTTTGGTGGAACATGCAGCAGATGAAGCTCGGGACCGGATCAGTCGATGTCTCCCAAACAGCAAG ATAGGCTACCTGAAAAAGAATGGTGATGGGTCTTTGGTCTTCAGCGTACTCAATCCATCAGATCCAGAAGCAGAAG AGGAAGAAACCCATCCAGTGGATCTGAGTTCTTTGTCAAGCAAGTTATTACCTGGTTTCACAGCCCTGGGCTTCAAAGATGAAAGAAGGCACAAAG TCACGTTCCTTTCAAGTGCTAATACAGCACTTTCGATGCAGCACCATTCTATCTTTCATGATCTGAAAGCAGATGAAATGGAACTGCTGTATTCAGCATATGGAGATGAAACTGGGATCCAGTGTGCCCTAAG TTTGCAGGAATTTGTGAAGGATTCTGGAATTTACAGCAAAAAAATAGTGGATGACTTGCTGGATCAAATCACTGGTGGAGATCATTCCAAAATTATTTATCAGCTAAAGCAG AGGAGAAACATTCCAGTGAAGCCACCAGATGAAGTCAAA GTTCCACCAGTCCTCATAAAAGAAGAACACAAATTGCGCAATACTTGCCCAGATGCCTCCAAGCAGAGTATG gTTGGGGAAGCCATTGGAGACAATACTAGTTccgttttggattttttgtctaTGAAGCCATATTCAGACGTGTCCCTTGATATATCCATGTTGAATTCATTGG GTAAAGTAAAGAAGGAGCTTGATCATGAGGACAATCATTTACACTTGGATGAAACCACCAAATTACTGCAGGACCTTCATGAGGCTCAGGCCGACAGAGTAGGATCCAGGCCGTCCTCCAACCTCAGCTCCCTCTCCAATGCTTCTGAAAGGGATCAACACCACCTAG GAAGCCCTTCTCACTTAAGTGTAGGAGAACAACAAGATATGGTCCATGACCCCTATGAATTTCTTCAGTCTCCAGAACCTACAAATGCCAATAATTAA
- the BRD9 gene encoding bromodomain-containing protein 9 isoform X5 → MGKKHKKHKAEKAEWRSAPAPAVVAATGGGGSGGAAYDDYVDKPLEKPLKLVLKVGGSEVTELSGSGHDSSYYDDRSDHERERHKEKKKKKKKKSDKEKEKHLDDEERRKRKEEKKRKREKEQCDTEGETDDFDPGKKVEVEPPSDRPVRACRTQPESESTPIQQLLEHFLRQLQRKDPHGFFAFPVTDAIAPGYSMIIKHPMDFGTMKEKIAANEYKSVTEFKADFKLMCDNAMTYNRPDTVYYKLAKKILHTGFKMMSKAALLGDEDPAVEEPVPEVVPVHVETTKKSKKPSKEVISCIFEPEGNACSLTDSTAEEHVLALVEHAADEARDRISRCLPNSKIGYLKKNGDGSLVFSVLNPSDPEAEEEETHPVDLSSLSSKLLPGFTALGFKDERRHKVTFLSSANTALSMQHHSIFHDLKADEMELLYSAYGDETGIQCALSLQEFVKDSGIYSKKIVDDLLDQITGGDHSKIIYQLKQRRNIPVKPPDEVKVPPVLIKEEHKLRNTCPDASKQSMVGEAIGDNTSSVLDFLSMKPYSDVSLDISMLNSLGKVKKELDHEDNHLHLDETTKLLQDLHEAQADRVGSRPSSNLSSLSNASERDQHHLGSPSHLSVGEQQDMVHDPYEFLQSPEPTNANN, encoded by the exons ATGGGGAAGAAGCACAAGAAGCACAAGGCGGAGAAGGCGGAGTGGAGGTCCGCGCCCGCCCCGGCCGTCGTCGCCGCCAccggagggggagggagcggcGGCGCCGCCTATGACG ATTATGTGGATAAGCCCTTGGAGAAGCCATTGAAGTTGGTGTTGAAAGTTGGTGGAAGTGAAGTGACAGAACTTTCAGGATCAGGCCACGATTCCAGTTATTATGATGATAGATCAGACCATGAGAGAGAGCGACataaggagaagaaaaagaagaagaagaagaaatctgacaaagagaaagaaaagcatcTTGATGATGAGGAGAGACGGAAGAGAAAG gaagaaaagaaaagaaaaagggagaaagaaCAATGTGATACTGAGGGTGAAACAGATGACTTTGATCCTGGAAAGAAAGTAGAGGTTGAGCCACCCTCTGATCGCCCAGTCCGAGCCTGTAGAACACAGCCAG AAAGCGAGAGCACACCTATTCAGCAAttgttggaacattttcttcgCCAGTTACAGAG GAAAGATCCTCACGGGTTTTTTGCTTTTCCAGTCACGGATGCCATTGCTCCTGGATATTCCATGATAATAAAGCATCCTATGGATTTTGGCACTATGAAAGAAAAAATTGCAGCAAACGAGTACAAGTCAGTAACAGAATTCAAG GCAGATTTTAAGCTGATGTGTGACAACGCAATGACATACAACAGACCAGACACTGTGTACTACAAACTGGCCAAGAAGATCCTCCATACAGGCTTTAAGATGATGAGCAAA GCAGCTCTTTTGGGCGACGAAGACCCAGCTGTTGAGGAACCTGTGCCCGAAGTTGTTCCTGTTCACGTAGAGACTACCAAGAAATCCAAAAAGCCAAGTAAAGAAGTCATTAG CTGCATATTTGAACCAGAAGGCAATGCATGCAGCCTGACTGACAGCACTGCTGAAGAGCACGTTCTGGCTTTGGTGGAACATGCAGCAGATGAAGCTCGGGACCGGATCAGTCGATGTCTCCCAAACAGCAAG ATAGGCTACCTGAAAAAGAATGGTGATGGGTCTTTGGTCTTCAGCGTACTCAATCCATCAGATCCAGAAGCAGAAG AGGAAGAAACCCATCCAGTGGATCTGAGTTCTTTGTCAAGCAAGTTATTACCTGGTTTCACAGCCCTGGGCTTCAAAGATGAAAGAAGGCACAAAG TCACGTTCCTTTCAAGTGCTAATACAGCACTTTCGATGCAGCACCATTCTATCTTTCATGATCTGAAAGCAGATGAAATGGAACTGCTGTATTCAGCATATGGAGATGAAACTGGGATCCAGTGTGCCCTAAG TTTGCAGGAATTTGTGAAGGATTCTGGAATTTACAGCAAAAAAATAGTGGATGACTTGCTGGATCAAATCACTGGTGGAGATCATTCCAAAATTATTTATCAGCTAAAGCAG AGGAGAAACATTCCAGTGAAGCCACCAGATGAAGTCAAA GTTCCACCAGTCCTCATAAAAGAAGAACACAAATTGCGCAATACTTGCCCAGATGCCTCCAAGCAGAGTATG gTTGGGGAAGCCATTGGAGACAATACTAGTTccgttttggattttttgtctaTGAAGCCATATTCAGACGTGTCCCTTGATATATCCATGTTGAATTCATTGG GTAAAGTAAAGAAGGAGCTTGATCATGAGGACAATCATTTACACTTGGATGAAACCACCAAATTACTGCAGGACCTTCATGAGGCTCAGGCCGACAGAGTAGGATCCAGGCCGTCCTCCAACCTCAGCTCCCTCTCCAATGCTTCTGAAAGGGATCAACACCACCTAG GAAGCCCTTCTCACTTAAGTGTAGGAGAACAACAAGATATGGTCCATGACCCCTATGAATTTCTTCAGTCTCCAGAACCTACAAATGCCAATAATTAA
- the BRD9 gene encoding bromodomain-containing protein 9 isoform X4, with product MGKKHKKHKAEKAEWRSAPAPAVVAATGGGGSGGAAYDDYVDKPLEKPLKLVLKVGGSEVTELSGSGHDSSYYDDRSDHERERHKEKKKKKKKKSDKEKEKHLDDEERRKRKEEKKRKREKEQCDTEGETDDFDPGKKVEVEPPSDRPVRACRTQPAESESTPIQQLLEHFLRQLQRKDPHGFFAFPVTDAIAPGYSMIIKHPMDFGTMKEKIAANEYKSVTEFKADFKLMCDNAMTYNRPDTVYYKLAKKILHTGFKMMSKAALLGDEDPAVEEPVPEVVPVHVETTKKSKKPSKEVISCIFEPEGNACSLTDSTAEEHVLALVEHAADEARDRISRCLPNSKIGYLKKNGDGSLVFSVLNPSDPEAEEEETHPVDLSSLSSKLLPGFTALGFKDERRHKVTFLSSANTALSMQHHSIFHDLKADEMELLYSAYGDETGIQCALSLQEFVKDSGIYSKKIVDDLLDQITGGDHSKIIYQLKQRRNIPVKPPDEVKVPPVLIKEEHKLRNTCPDASKQSMVGEAIGDNTSSVLDFLSMKPYSDVSLDISMLNSLGKVKKELDHEDNHLHLDETTKLLQDLHEAQADRVGSRPSSNLSSLSNASERDQHHLGSPSHLSVGEQQDMVHDPYEFLQSPEPTNANN from the exons ATGGGGAAGAAGCACAAGAAGCACAAGGCGGAGAAGGCGGAGTGGAGGTCCGCGCCCGCCCCGGCCGTCGTCGCCGCCAccggagggggagggagcggcGGCGCCGCCTATGACG ATTATGTGGATAAGCCCTTGGAGAAGCCATTGAAGTTGGTGTTGAAAGTTGGTGGAAGTGAAGTGACAGAACTTTCAGGATCAGGCCACGATTCCAGTTATTATGATGATAGATCAGACCATGAGAGAGAGCGACataaggagaagaaaaagaagaagaagaagaaatctgacaaagagaaagaaaagcatcTTGATGATGAGGAGAGACGGAAGAGAAAG gaagaaaagaaaagaaaaagggagaaagaaCAATGTGATACTGAGGGTGAAACAGATGACTTTGATCCTGGAAAGAAAGTAGAGGTTGAGCCACCCTCTGATCGCCCAGTCCGAGCCTGTAGAACACAGCCAG CAGAAAGCGAGAGCACACCTATTCAGCAAttgttggaacattttcttcgCCAGTTACAGAG GAAAGATCCTCACGGGTTTTTTGCTTTTCCAGTCACGGATGCCATTGCTCCTGGATATTCCATGATAATAAAGCATCCTATGGATTTTGGCACTATGAAAGAAAAAATTGCAGCAAACGAGTACAAGTCAGTAACAGAATTCAAG GCAGATTTTAAGCTGATGTGTGACAACGCAATGACATACAACAGACCAGACACTGTGTACTACAAACTGGCCAAGAAGATCCTCCATACAGGCTTTAAGATGATGAGCAAA GCAGCTCTTTTGGGCGACGAAGACCCAGCTGTTGAGGAACCTGTGCCCGAAGTTGTTCCTGTTCACGTAGAGACTACCAAGAAATCCAAAAAGCCAAGTAAAGAAGTCATTAG CTGCATATTTGAACCAGAAGGCAATGCATGCAGCCTGACTGACAGCACTGCTGAAGAGCACGTTCTGGCTTTGGTGGAACATGCAGCAGATGAAGCTCGGGACCGGATCAGTCGATGTCTCCCAAACAGCAAG ATAGGCTACCTGAAAAAGAATGGTGATGGGTCTTTGGTCTTCAGCGTACTCAATCCATCAGATCCAGAAGCAGAAG AGGAAGAAACCCATCCAGTGGATCTGAGTTCTTTGTCAAGCAAGTTATTACCTGGTTTCACAGCCCTGGGCTTCAAAGATGAAAGAAGGCACAAAG TCACGTTCCTTTCAAGTGCTAATACAGCACTTTCGATGCAGCACCATTCTATCTTTCATGATCTGAAAGCAGATGAAATGGAACTGCTGTATTCAGCATATGGAGATGAAACTGGGATCCAGTGTGCCCTAAG TTTGCAGGAATTTGTGAAGGATTCTGGAATTTACAGCAAAAAAATAGTGGATGACTTGCTGGATCAAATCACTGGTGGAGATCATTCCAAAATTATTTATCAGCTAAAGCAG AGGAGAAACATTCCAGTGAAGCCACCAGATGAAGTCAAA GTTCCACCAGTCCTCATAAAAGAAGAACACAAATTGCGCAATACTTGCCCAGATGCCTCCAAGCAGAGTATG gTTGGGGAAGCCATTGGAGACAATACTAGTTccgttttggattttttgtctaTGAAGCCATATTCAGACGTGTCCCTTGATATATCCATGTTGAATTCATTGG GTAAAGTAAAGAAGGAGCTTGATCATGAGGACAATCATTTACACTTGGATGAAACCACCAAATTACTGCAGGACCTTCATGAGGCTCAGGCCGACAGAGTAGGATCCAGGCCGTCCTCCAACCTCAGCTCCCTCTCCAATGCTTCTGAAAGGGATCAACACCACCTAG GAAGCCCTTCTCACTTAAGTGTAGGAGAACAACAAGATATGGTCCATGACCCCTATGAATTTCTTCAGTCTCCAGAACCTACAAATGCCAATAATTAA
- the BRD9 gene encoding bromodomain-containing protein 9 isoform X3, with product MGKKHKKHKAEKAEWRSAPAPAVVAATGGGGSGGAAYDDYVDKPLEKPLKLVLKVGGSEVTELSGSGHDSSYYDDRSDHERERHKEKKKKKKKKSDKEKEKHLDDEERRKRKEEKKRKREKEQCDTEGETDDFDPGKKVEVEPPSDRPVRACRTQPAESESTPIQQLLEHFLRQLQRKDPHGFFAFPVTDAIAPGYSMIIKHPMDFGTMKEKIAANEYKSVTEFKADFKLMCDNAMTYNRPDTVYYKLAKKILHTGFKMMSKQAALLGDEDPAVEEPVPEVVPVHVETTKKSKKPSKEVISCIFEPEGNACSLTDSTAEEHVLALVEHAADEARDRISRCLPNSKIGYLKKNGDGSLVFSVLNPSDPEAEEEETHPVDLSSLSSKLLPGFTALGFKDERRHKVTFLSSANTALSMQHHSIFHDLKADEMELLYSAYGDETGIQCALSLQEFVKDSGIYSKKIVDDLLDQITGGDHSKIIYQLKQRRNIPVKPPDEVKVPPVLIKEEHKLRNTCPDASKQSMVGEAIGDNTSSVLDFLSMKPYSDVSLDISMLNSLGKVKKELDHEDNHLHLDETTKLLQDLHEAQADRVGSRPSSNLSSLSNASERDQHHLGSPSHLSVGEQQDMVHDPYEFLQSPEPTNANN from the exons ATGGGGAAGAAGCACAAGAAGCACAAGGCGGAGAAGGCGGAGTGGAGGTCCGCGCCCGCCCCGGCCGTCGTCGCCGCCAccggagggggagggagcggcGGCGCCGCCTATGACG ATTATGTGGATAAGCCCTTGGAGAAGCCATTGAAGTTGGTGTTGAAAGTTGGTGGAAGTGAAGTGACAGAACTTTCAGGATCAGGCCACGATTCCAGTTATTATGATGATAGATCAGACCATGAGAGAGAGCGACataaggagaagaaaaagaagaagaagaagaaatctgacaaagagaaagaaaagcatcTTGATGATGAGGAGAGACGGAAGAGAAAG gaagaaaagaaaagaaaaagggagaaagaaCAATGTGATACTGAGGGTGAAACAGATGACTTTGATCCTGGAAAGAAAGTAGAGGTTGAGCCACCCTCTGATCGCCCAGTCCGAGCCTGTAGAACACAGCCAG CAGAAAGCGAGAGCACACCTATTCAGCAAttgttggaacattttcttcgCCAGTTACAGAG GAAAGATCCTCACGGGTTTTTTGCTTTTCCAGTCACGGATGCCATTGCTCCTGGATATTCCATGATAATAAAGCATCCTATGGATTTTGGCACTATGAAAGAAAAAATTGCAGCAAACGAGTACAAGTCAGTAACAGAATTCAAG GCAGATTTTAAGCTGATGTGTGACAACGCAATGACATACAACAGACCAGACACTGTGTACTACAAACTGGCCAAGAAGATCCTCCATACAGGCTTTAAGATGATGAGCAAA CAGGCAGCTCTTTTGGGCGACGAAGACCCAGCTGTTGAGGAACCTGTGCCCGAAGTTGTTCCTGTTCACGTAGAGACTACCAAGAAATCCAAAAAGCCAAGTAAAGAAGTCATTAG CTGCATATTTGAACCAGAAGGCAATGCATGCAGCCTGACTGACAGCACTGCTGAAGAGCACGTTCTGGCTTTGGTGGAACATGCAGCAGATGAAGCTCGGGACCGGATCAGTCGATGTCTCCCAAACAGCAAG ATAGGCTACCTGAAAAAGAATGGTGATGGGTCTTTGGTCTTCAGCGTACTCAATCCATCAGATCCAGAAGCAGAAG AGGAAGAAACCCATCCAGTGGATCTGAGTTCTTTGTCAAGCAAGTTATTACCTGGTTTCACAGCCCTGGGCTTCAAAGATGAAAGAAGGCACAAAG TCACGTTCCTTTCAAGTGCTAATACAGCACTTTCGATGCAGCACCATTCTATCTTTCATGATCTGAAAGCAGATGAAATGGAACTGCTGTATTCAGCATATGGAGATGAAACTGGGATCCAGTGTGCCCTAAG TTTGCAGGAATTTGTGAAGGATTCTGGAATTTACAGCAAAAAAATAGTGGATGACTTGCTGGATCAAATCACTGGTGGAGATCATTCCAAAATTATTTATCAGCTAAAGCAG AGGAGAAACATTCCAGTGAAGCCACCAGATGAAGTCAAA GTTCCACCAGTCCTCATAAAAGAAGAACACAAATTGCGCAATACTTGCCCAGATGCCTCCAAGCAGAGTATG gTTGGGGAAGCCATTGGAGACAATACTAGTTccgttttggattttttgtctaTGAAGCCATATTCAGACGTGTCCCTTGATATATCCATGTTGAATTCATTGG GTAAAGTAAAGAAGGAGCTTGATCATGAGGACAATCATTTACACTTGGATGAAACCACCAAATTACTGCAGGACCTTCATGAGGCTCAGGCCGACAGAGTAGGATCCAGGCCGTCCTCCAACCTCAGCTCCCTCTCCAATGCTTCTGAAAGGGATCAACACCACCTAG GAAGCCCTTCTCACTTAAGTGTAGGAGAACAACAAGATATGGTCCATGACCCCTATGAATTTCTTCAGTCTCCAGAACCTACAAATGCCAATAATTAA
- the BRD9 gene encoding bromodomain-containing protein 9 isoform X1, whose protein sequence is MGKKHKKHKAEKAEWRSAPAPAVVAATGGGGSGGAAYDDYVDKPLEKPLKLVLKVGGSEVTELSGSGHDSSYYDDRSDHERERHKEKKKKKKKKSDKEKEKHLDDEERRKRKEEKKRKREKEQCDTEGETDDFDPGKKVEVEPPSDRPVRACRTQPAESESTPIQQLLEHFLRQLQRKDPHGFFAFPVTDAIAPGYSMIIKHPMDFGTMKEKIAANEYKSVTEFKADFKLMCDNAMTYNRPDTVYYKLAKKILHTGFKMMSKERLLALKRSMSFMQDMDFSQQAALLGDEDPAVEEPVPEVVPVHVETTKKSKKPSKEVISCIFEPEGNACSLTDSTAEEHVLALVEHAADEARDRISRCLPNSKIGYLKKNGDGSLVFSVLNPSDPEAEEEETHPVDLSSLSSKLLPGFTALGFKDERRHKVTFLSSANTALSMQHHSIFHDLKADEMELLYSAYGDETGIQCALSLQEFVKDSGIYSKKIVDDLLDQITGGDHSKIIYQLKQRRNIPVKPPDEVKVPPVLIKEEHKLRNTCPDASKQSMVGEAIGDNTSSVLDFLSMKPYSDVSLDISMLNSLGKVKKELDHEDNHLHLDETTKLLQDLHEAQADRVGSRPSSNLSSLSNASERDQHHLGSPSHLSVGEQQDMVHDPYEFLQSPEPTNANN, encoded by the exons ATGGGGAAGAAGCACAAGAAGCACAAGGCGGAGAAGGCGGAGTGGAGGTCCGCGCCCGCCCCGGCCGTCGTCGCCGCCAccggagggggagggagcggcGGCGCCGCCTATGACG ATTATGTGGATAAGCCCTTGGAGAAGCCATTGAAGTTGGTGTTGAAAGTTGGTGGAAGTGAAGTGACAGAACTTTCAGGATCAGGCCACGATTCCAGTTATTATGATGATAGATCAGACCATGAGAGAGAGCGACataaggagaagaaaaagaagaagaagaagaaatctgacaaagagaaagaaaagcatcTTGATGATGAGGAGAGACGGAAGAGAAAG gaagaaaagaaaagaaaaagggagaaagaaCAATGTGATACTGAGGGTGAAACAGATGACTTTGATCCTGGAAAGAAAGTAGAGGTTGAGCCACCCTCTGATCGCCCAGTCCGAGCCTGTAGAACACAGCCAG CAGAAAGCGAGAGCACACCTATTCAGCAAttgttggaacattttcttcgCCAGTTACAGAG GAAAGATCCTCACGGGTTTTTTGCTTTTCCAGTCACGGATGCCATTGCTCCTGGATATTCCATGATAATAAAGCATCCTATGGATTTTGGCACTATGAAAGAAAAAATTGCAGCAAACGAGTACAAGTCAGTAACAGAATTCAAG GCAGATTTTAAGCTGATGTGTGACAACGCAATGACATACAACAGACCAGACACTGTGTACTACAAACTGGCCAAGAAGATCCTCCATACAGGCTTTAAGATGATGAGCAAA GAACGGCTGTTAGCTTTGAAGCGCAGCATGTCGTTTATGCAGGACATGGATTTTTCTCAGCAGGCAGCTCTTTTGGGCGACGAAGACCCAGCTGTTGAGGAACCTGTGCCCGAAGTTGTTCCTGTTCACGTAGAGACTACCAAGAAATCCAAAAAGCCAAGTAAAGAAGTCATTAG CTGCATATTTGAACCAGAAGGCAATGCATGCAGCCTGACTGACAGCACTGCTGAAGAGCACGTTCTGGCTTTGGTGGAACATGCAGCAGATGAAGCTCGGGACCGGATCAGTCGATGTCTCCCAAACAGCAAG ATAGGCTACCTGAAAAAGAATGGTGATGGGTCTTTGGTCTTCAGCGTACTCAATCCATCAGATCCAGAAGCAGAAG AGGAAGAAACCCATCCAGTGGATCTGAGTTCTTTGTCAAGCAAGTTATTACCTGGTTTCACAGCCCTGGGCTTCAAAGATGAAAGAAGGCACAAAG TCACGTTCCTTTCAAGTGCTAATACAGCACTTTCGATGCAGCACCATTCTATCTTTCATGATCTGAAAGCAGATGAAATGGAACTGCTGTATTCAGCATATGGAGATGAAACTGGGATCCAGTGTGCCCTAAG TTTGCAGGAATTTGTGAAGGATTCTGGAATTTACAGCAAAAAAATAGTGGATGACTTGCTGGATCAAATCACTGGTGGAGATCATTCCAAAATTATTTATCAGCTAAAGCAG AGGAGAAACATTCCAGTGAAGCCACCAGATGAAGTCAAA GTTCCACCAGTCCTCATAAAAGAAGAACACAAATTGCGCAATACTTGCCCAGATGCCTCCAAGCAGAGTATG gTTGGGGAAGCCATTGGAGACAATACTAGTTccgttttggattttttgtctaTGAAGCCATATTCAGACGTGTCCCTTGATATATCCATGTTGAATTCATTGG GTAAAGTAAAGAAGGAGCTTGATCATGAGGACAATCATTTACACTTGGATGAAACCACCAAATTACTGCAGGACCTTCATGAGGCTCAGGCCGACAGAGTAGGATCCAGGCCGTCCTCCAACCTCAGCTCCCTCTCCAATGCTTCTGAAAGGGATCAACACCACCTAG GAAGCCCTTCTCACTTAAGTGTAGGAGAACAACAAGATATGGTCCATGACCCCTATGAATTTCTTCAGTCTCCAGAACCTACAAATGCCAATAATTAA